One window from the genome of Rufibacter tibetensis encodes:
- a CDS encoding M20/M25/M40 family metallo-hydrolase, protein MLCSLKKITLAAALCFPLVANAQNQDSVHIRKIYDLALTQGQSYEQLRYLTSRIGARLSGSPQAAAAVEWARQEMEKMGLDRLYLQEVMVPHWVRGDKEYAAIVNSKITPTREVNVLALGGSVSTPALGLTAEVIEVNGLDELKKLGKRKVQGKIVFFNRGFDQTHIITGHAYRGAVDQRSSGPSEAGRLGAVGVVVRSMASNNDDFPHTGGLRYAEDAPKVPAVAISTKGADLLSKLLKEDEKLQFHLRMNPQWLPDVLSYNVIGEIKGSEKPEEIIVVGGHLDSWDIGEGAHDDGTGCVQSMEVLRLMKAMGYKPKRTIRAVLFMNEENGLRGGTKYAEVAKKQGEKHIAAIESDAGGFTPRGFGIATTTEAAYQKALAWRELLAPYGLHDIDRNGGGADIGPLKDDRVALIGFRPDSQRYFDIHHTANDTFDKVNRRELELGGASMAALVYLLDKYGL, encoded by the coding sequence ATGCTTTGCTCACTTAAAAAGATAACCCTGGCTGCGGCTCTCTGCTTTCCGTTGGTGGCCAATGCCCAAAACCAGGATTCTGTGCACATTCGCAAGATTTATGACCTGGCGCTTACCCAGGGCCAGAGCTATGAACAATTACGCTACCTCACCAGCCGTATTGGAGCCCGGTTAAGTGGTTCTCCGCAGGCCGCCGCTGCCGTGGAATGGGCTCGGCAGGAGATGGAGAAAATGGGATTGGACCGCTTGTACCTGCAAGAAGTAATGGTGCCTCACTGGGTACGCGGCGACAAAGAATACGCGGCCATTGTTAATTCTAAGATCACGCCCACCCGCGAAGTAAACGTACTGGCTTTGGGCGGATCAGTGTCTACCCCGGCCTTGGGGCTTACTGCCGAGGTGATAGAAGTAAACGGCCTGGACGAACTGAAGAAACTGGGCAAGCGAAAAGTGCAGGGCAAGATTGTGTTCTTTAACCGGGGCTTTGACCAGACCCACATCATCACTGGCCATGCGTACCGTGGCGCCGTAGACCAACGCTCCAGCGGACCTTCAGAAGCAGGTAGGTTAGGAGCTGTAGGCGTAGTAGTGCGTTCCATGGCGTCTAACAACGATGACTTCCCGCACACGGGCGGCCTGCGCTACGCTGAAGATGCACCTAAAGTCCCGGCCGTGGCCATCAGCACCAAAGGCGCCGATTTATTGAGCAAATTGCTGAAAGAAGACGAAAAGCTGCAATTCCACCTGCGCATGAACCCGCAGTGGCTCCCCGATGTGCTCAGCTACAACGTGATTGGCGAGATCAAAGGCTCTGAGAAACCAGAGGAGATCATTGTGGTAGGCGGTCACTTGGACAGCTGGGACATTGGCGAAGGAGCCCATGATGACGGCACCGGCTGCGTCCAATCTATGGAAGTGCTGCGCCTGATGAAGGCGATGGGCTACAAACCCAAACGCACCATCAGGGCCGTGCTATTCATGAACGAAGAGAACGGCCTGCGTGGGGGCACCAAGTACGCCGAGGTAGCCAAAAAGCAGGGCGAGAAACACATTGCCGCCATTGAATCAGATGCTGGTGGGTTCACGCCTCGCGGCTTCGGGATTGCCACTACCACTGAGGCGGCCTACCAGAAAGCCCTTGCCTGGAGAGAATTGCTGGCCCCTTACGGCCTCCACGACATTGACCGCAACGGCGGCGGTGCCGATATTGGTCCGCTTAAGGATGACCGAGTTGCCCTTATCGGCTTCCGTCCAGATTCCCAGCGCTACTTTGACATCCACCATACCGCCAACGACACCTTTGACAAAGTAAACCGCCGCGAACTGGAACTAGGCGGTGCGTCTATGGCCGCATTGGTGTATTTGCTGGATAAGTATGGATTGTAA
- a CDS encoding DUF1028 domain-containing protein, with the protein MKKLLILLGLGALAVARPASAQVYKPQEPLAHTYSIVARDPKTGEMAVAVQSHWFSVGTSVSWGEAGVGVVATQSFTNKSFGLRGLALMKQGKSAEETLKILLSNDPGREVRQVAILDAKGGVATHTGKKCITYAGHITGKNFSVQANMMLNETVWPAMAKAFEQNAHLPLAERMLAVLDAAEAQGGDIRGKQSAALLVVPGKSNKEPWNERLVDLRVDDHEVPLKELRRLLTVQRAYEHMNNGDLAVEKNDMALAMKEYSAAERLQPNNLEMQYWHGITLANTGKVDEAIKILQPVFKADKNWRTLTERLPPVGLLTVSAANLKKILETK; encoded by the coding sequence ATGAAAAAGCTTCTTATCCTGCTTGGGCTTGGTGCTTTGGCAGTTGCCCGTCCGGCTTCGGCGCAGGTCTATAAACCACAGGAACCTCTTGCCCATACCTATTCCATTGTGGCCAGAGACCCTAAAACCGGCGAAATGGCCGTGGCGGTGCAAAGCCACTGGTTCTCCGTGGGCACCTCTGTAAGCTGGGGGGAGGCCGGAGTTGGCGTGGTGGCCACCCAGTCGTTCACCAATAAATCTTTCGGACTACGCGGGTTGGCGCTGATGAAACAAGGGAAATCGGCGGAGGAAACCTTGAAGATTTTGCTTTCCAATGATCCCGGACGCGAGGTGCGGCAGGTTGCTATTCTGGATGCAAAAGGTGGAGTAGCCACGCACACCGGTAAAAAATGCATCACGTATGCCGGGCATATCACGGGCAAAAACTTCTCAGTGCAAGCCAACATGATGCTGAATGAAACCGTGTGGCCCGCCATGGCAAAGGCTTTCGAGCAAAATGCCCACTTGCCGTTAGCCGAACGCATGCTGGCCGTGTTGGATGCCGCCGAAGCCCAAGGCGGAGATATCAGGGGAAAACAATCGGCAGCGCTGCTGGTGGTGCCTGGTAAAAGCAACAAAGAGCCCTGGAACGAGCGACTGGTAGACCTGCGCGTAGATGACCACGAAGTGCCTTTAAAGGAACTCCGTCGTTTGCTTACCGTGCAGCGGGCTTACGAACACATGAACAACGGCGACCTGGCGGTAGAGAAAAATGACATGGCACTGGCCATGAAAGAATACAGCGCTGCCGAACGGCTCCAGCCCAACAACCTGGAGATGCAGTACTGGCATGGCATCACGCTGGCCAACACCGGCAAAGTAGACGAGGCTATCAAAATACTGCAACCTGTTTTCAAAGCCGATAAGAACTGGCGCACCTTAACCGAGCGTCTCCCGCCAGTGGGCTTGTTAACCGTTTCAGCGGCAAATTTGAAAAAGATCCTTGAAACGAAGTAA
- a CDS encoding VPS10 domain-containing protein codes for MMKHLPKLFCLSLLALGQAQAQTLPMAQFNQMKARSIGPGVMSGRVTAIDAVVSNPNIMYVGAASGGVWKSENGGTTFTPIFDEQPNINIGAIAVQQSNPSVVWVGTGEGNPRNSVNMGNGIYKSIDGGRTWKHMGLDKTFNIHRIAIDPTNPDVVYAGVIGLPFGDHPERGLYKTTNGGQSWERVLFTNERSGVAEMFMDVSNPNKLVVAMWEHRRTGWDFTSGGPGSGLYITYDGGKTWRKKGAADGLPTGNFGRLGLAQSRSMPSRIYALVEASKNGLYRSDDGGEKWAKVTEDPSIVTNRAFYFNEIYVDPKNENRIYMLYQPVSVSEDGGKTFTVTASMDAVHADHQAFWIHPENPNLIIDGNDGGLAISRDRGKTWSFPESLPLGQFYHINVDNEVPYNVYGGLQDNGSWTGPGYTFTRGGLRNYYWKSVQGGDGFDVVPDPEDARFGYAMSQGGSLARYDKETGRSYIAKPTAPDLKTKLRFNWNAAIALDPFNKNGVFYASQYLHQSADEGLTWQTISPDLTRNNPAQQKQMESGGLSLDITSAENHNTILTVAPSTLEKGVIWVGTDDGHVQLTRDGGKTWTNLRDRLPGLPAEAWIPQITASRHRAGEAFVVANHYRFGKDFSAYVYRTTDFGKTWSRLVDGKKVRGYSHSFLQDPVQPNLMFTGTEHGLWVSINEGKDWTQWTQGLPSVPVLDLVMQEREADLVIGTFGRAVYVLDNIRPLRQLAATGGKALQKPLAVFEPAEAYLATYASAPGYGSEADNLYQAANKPAGATVTYYIKPKASTPAPAPARKAAPKKKMAASELNKETGERMATRLPSRDTTAALAAGRVKADSLTLRVFDDQNKLIRTLRQLPDSTLGFQRMTWNLTERGIRQPVASGGGNRGQRSGGGEPAGGPVLPGTYKLVMQYAGSKDSTFVTVKPDPRFPFQKENVIARRQQMERLNQQTQQLTEVLDRLQEASDATEAINAQLKLASGKEKAELQRSTKAMQDSIKTYRELIQGQQLSRQGYGRLNQLTPMSKLQEARSYVMGRTEPLTQTETQLVEQAETLTKEAVGKVNSFFSTSWAGFRQKVQSAALSVFKDEKNKVVL; via the coding sequence ATGATGAAACATTTACCCAAGCTCTTCTGCCTGTCTTTGCTGGCGTTGGGGCAAGCGCAGGCGCAAACGCTGCCCATGGCCCAATTCAACCAAATGAAAGCCCGCAGCATTGGCCCTGGTGTGATGAGCGGCCGGGTAACAGCCATTGACGCCGTGGTGAGCAACCCAAACATTATGTACGTGGGCGCGGCCTCAGGCGGCGTCTGGAAAAGCGAGAACGGAGGCACCACCTTCACTCCTATCTTTGACGAGCAGCCCAACATCAACATTGGCGCCATAGCGGTGCAGCAGAGCAACCCCAGCGTGGTATGGGTAGGGACTGGTGAGGGCAATCCCCGCAACTCGGTGAACATGGGCAACGGCATCTACAAAAGCATTGACGGTGGCCGTACCTGGAAACACATGGGCCTGGATAAAACCTTTAACATCCACCGCATTGCCATTGATCCTACCAACCCAGACGTAGTGTACGCGGGCGTGATTGGTTTGCCTTTCGGCGACCATCCGGAACGGGGCTTGTACAAGACGACCAATGGTGGCCAAAGCTGGGAACGCGTCTTGTTCACGAATGAAAGATCAGGCGTGGCCGAGATGTTCATGGACGTCAGCAATCCTAACAAATTGGTAGTAGCCATGTGGGAACACCGCCGCACCGGTTGGGATTTCACCTCTGGCGGACCAGGTTCCGGCTTGTACATCACCTATGACGGCGGCAAAACCTGGCGCAAGAAAGGCGCAGCCGACGGCTTACCCACCGGAAACTTCGGGCGGTTAGGATTGGCCCAGAGCCGCAGCATGCCTAGCCGCATATATGCCCTGGTAGAAGCATCTAAAAACGGGTTGTACCGCTCAGATGACGGTGGCGAGAAATGGGCGAAGGTAACGGAAGACCCGTCTATTGTGACCAACCGCGCTTTCTACTTCAATGAGATTTATGTGGACCCTAAGAACGAGAACCGCATCTACATGCTGTACCAGCCGGTGTCAGTGAGTGAAGACGGAGGTAAAACGTTCACCGTAACGGCGTCTATGGATGCAGTGCATGCCGACCACCAGGCCTTCTGGATTCACCCGGAGAACCCGAACCTAATCATTGACGGAAACGACGGTGGTTTGGCCATCAGCCGTGACCGCGGCAAGACCTGGAGCTTTCCGGAGTCATTGCCTTTGGGGCAGTTTTACCACATCAATGTTGACAACGAAGTACCCTACAACGTGTACGGTGGCTTGCAGGACAATGGCTCCTGGACGGGTCCGGGCTACACCTTTACCCGCGGCGGCTTGCGCAACTACTACTGGAAATCGGTACAGGGCGGCGATGGCTTTGACGTGGTGCCAGACCCGGAAGATGCCCGCTTTGGCTACGCCATGTCGCAGGGCGGTAGCCTTGCCCGGTATGACAAAGAAACCGGCCGTTCGTACATCGCCAAACCCACTGCCCCAGACCTGAAGACTAAACTGCGCTTCAACTGGAACGCGGCCATTGCCTTAGATCCGTTCAACAAAAACGGGGTTTTCTACGCGAGCCAGTACCTGCACCAGTCGGCAGACGAGGGACTTACCTGGCAAACCATTTCACCGGACCTAACCCGCAACAACCCGGCTCAGCAGAAACAGATGGAAAGTGGTGGACTGAGCCTGGACATCACCTCGGCTGAAAACCACAACACCATTCTCACCGTTGCGCCCAGCACTTTAGAAAAAGGCGTGATCTGGGTGGGCACCGATGACGGACACGTACAACTGACCCGCGATGGCGGCAAAACCTGGACCAACCTGCGTGACCGTCTGCCCGGCTTACCCGCCGAAGCCTGGATTCCGCAGATCACTGCTTCCCGCCACCGCGCCGGCGAAGCTTTTGTGGTGGCCAACCATTACCGTTTCGGGAAAGACTTCAGCGCCTACGTGTACCGCACCACTGACTTCGGGAAGACCTGGAGCAGACTGGTAGATGGCAAGAAAGTACGTGGCTACTCCCACTCCTTTTTGCAAGATCCCGTTCAGCCGAACCTCATGTTTACCGGCACCGAACATGGCTTATGGGTGAGCATTAACGAGGGCAAGGACTGGACCCAGTGGACCCAAGGCTTGCCCTCAGTACCGGTACTGGACTTAGTGATGCAGGAACGGGAGGCTGACCTGGTGATTGGCACGTTCGGCCGTGCCGTGTACGTGTTAGACAACATCCGTCCGCTGCGTCAATTGGCAGCTACTGGCGGCAAAGCGCTGCAGAAGCCATTGGCAGTGTTTGAACCTGCTGAAGCGTACCTGGCTACCTATGCATCGGCACCTGGGTATGGCTCTGAAGCAGACAACCTTTACCAGGCAGCCAACAAACCTGCCGGTGCCACGGTGACGTATTATATCAAGCCGAAAGCCTCTACTCCGGCCCCGGCACCTGCCAGAAAAGCAGCGCCTAAAAAGAAAATGGCTGCCTCAGAACTAAACAAAGAAACCGGCGAGAGAATGGCTACCCGATTGCCTTCCCGTGATACCACTGCGGCCTTGGCTGCAGGCCGCGTGAAAGCTGATTCATTGACGCTAAGAGTATTTGATGATCAAAACAAATTGATTCGGACCCTGCGCCAGCTACCTGATTCTACCCTTGGTTTCCAGCGCATGACCTGGAACCTGACCGAGCGGGGCATTCGCCAGCCAGTTGCTAGCGGTGGCGGTAACCGTGGCCAACGCAGCGGCGGCGGGGAACCAGCCGGAGGCCCTGTTTTACCGGGCACTTACAAACTGGTAATGCAGTATGCCGGCAGCAAAGACTCTACGTTTGTGACCGTGAAGCCAGACCCCAGGTTCCCGTTCCAGAAAGAGAACGTAATTGCCCGCCGTCAGCAAATGGAGCGCCTGAATCAACAGACGCAGCAGTTAACCGAGGTTCTGGACCGCCTGCAGGAAGCTTCTGACGCTACCGAGGCCATCAATGCCCAACTGAAACTGGCCAGCGGAAAAGAGAAAGCTGAATTGCAACGCAGCACCAAAGCCATGCAGGACTCCATCAAAACCTACCGGGAGTTAATCCAGGGCCAGCAGCTTTCCCGCCAAGGCTACGGACGCCTGAACCAATTGACGCCTATGTCTAAATTACAGGAGGCGCGTTCATATGTGATGGGCCGCACTGAGCCGCTTACCCAAACCGAGACCCAATTGGTAGAGCAGGCAGAAACGCTCACCAAAGAAGCCGTAGGAAAAGTAAACAGCTTCTTCTCCACTTCTTGGGCAGGTTTCCGCCAGAAGGTGCAGTCTGCTGCGCTGAGCGTGTTCAAAGACGAAAAGAACAAAGTTGTGCTTTGA
- a CDS encoding DUF695 domain-containing protein, with protein sequence MRIRIQTSTSLLLKFFCSFLTLFTIQTNCWAQEGNWDVYLAQYEKGAGSTTLDMSLIKTAPHQQFPFLVITGVTYSECRNDGFPEKLEFDKLYDISDNVEQIIKSTTLSRMAGTFTYNCERLDYIYVQDTLNLREKLTELYASKFKSYKPYINIRLDQAWEAYTSFLYPNPIIQEYMSNEKVLNQLRLAGDALDKPRPIDHWLYFNNNKERALFIKYALEEKFKIVNKATIEDSKLPYQLHISRTDSADSQSINNITIQLKNKALELNGNYDGWESVVLKD encoded by the coding sequence ATGAGAATACGCATACAAACAAGCACCTCTTTGCTACTTAAATTCTTTTGCTCTTTTCTTACCCTCTTCACCATTCAAACTAATTGTTGGGCACAAGAAGGAAATTGGGATGTGTACCTAGCTCAATATGAAAAAGGAGCTGGTTCAACAACATTGGACATGTCTCTAATAAAAACTGCTCCGCATCAGCAGTTTCCATTTTTGGTTATTACAGGTGTAACCTATAGCGAATGTAGAAATGATGGATTTCCAGAGAAACTAGAATTTGATAAGCTATATGACATCTCAGATAATGTGGAACAGATTATCAAATCAACTACCCTTAGCAGAATGGCCGGAACTTTTACCTACAATTGTGAGAGGCTAGATTACATCTATGTTCAGGACACGCTGAACTTAAGAGAAAAATTAACCGAACTATATGCTTCTAAATTTAAGTCTTATAAGCCATATATAAACATCAGGCTGGATCAGGCTTGGGAGGCTTATACAAGCTTCTTGTATCCTAACCCAATCATACAGGAGTACATGTCTAATGAGAAGGTGTTAAACCAATTAAGATTAGCTGGAGACGCATTAGATAAACCCCGTCCAATTGATCACTGGCTATATTTCAACAACAATAAGGAAAGAGCCCTATTCATTAAGTATGCTCTTGAGGAAAAGTTTAAGATTGTGAATAAAGCAACTATTGAGGATTCAAAACTACCTTACCAATTACATATTTCTAGAACAGATAGTGCAGATTCACAATCTATCAATAATATAACTATACAGTTAAAGAACAAGGCATTAGAATTAAATGGGAATTATGACGGATGGGAGTCCGTTGTATTGAAGGACTAG
- a CDS encoding ABC-F family ATP-binding cassette domain-containing protein, with amino-acid sequence MISVDSVAVEFNGSALFSNVTFNINETDRIALMGKNGAGKSTLLKIIAGVNKPTKGKVSAPKDAVIAYLPQHLLTKDESTVFEEASKAFGQILEMKAKMDELNTQLETRTDYESDEYMKLIEDVSELSEKYYSIEEINFDAEVEKTLLGLGFLRADFPRPTSEFSGGWRMRIELAKILLQKPDLILLDEPTNHLDIESVQWLEDFLVNNAKAVIVISHDKTFVDNITNRTIEVTMGRIYDYKVPYTQYLQLRKERREQQQRQYDDQQKEIADITAFIERFKGTYSKTLQVQSRVKMLEKMELVEVDEVDTSALSLKFPPAPRSGNYPVIVEELTKKYGDHTVFKDASLTIERGEKVAFVGKNGEGKSTLIKAIMGEIDYEGKLQLGHNSMIGYFAQNQASLMDEDLSVFQTIDQIAVGDVRTRIKDILGAFMFSGDTIEKKVKMLSGGEKTRLAMIKLLLQPVNLLILDEPTNHLDIKTKDILKDALKAFDGTLILVSHDRDFLDGLAEKVFEFGNKRIREHFEDINGFLRNKKMENLREIERKAVAN; translated from the coding sequence ATGATTTCAGTTGATTCGGTCGCCGTTGAATTTAACGGCTCGGCTCTTTTTAGTAACGTTACCTTCAACATCAATGAAACCGACCGGATCGCCCTCATGGGAAAGAACGGAGCCGGAAAATCTACCCTCCTCAAGATCATTGCCGGAGTTAACAAGCCTACCAAAGGCAAGGTGTCGGCCCCTAAAGATGCCGTGATCGCGTACCTGCCGCAGCACTTGCTCACCAAAGATGAGAGCACCGTGTTTGAGGAGGCGTCCAAAGCTTTCGGGCAGATTCTGGAAATGAAGGCCAAAATGGACGAGCTGAACACTCAGCTGGAAACCCGCACCGACTACGAATCAGACGAGTACATGAAGCTGATCGAGGACGTGTCTGAGCTGAGCGAGAAATACTACTCCATTGAGGAAATCAACTTTGATGCCGAGGTAGAGAAAACGCTTTTGGGTTTAGGTTTCCTGCGTGCGGATTTTCCCCGCCCCACCAGCGAGTTCTCCGGCGGATGGCGCATGCGCATTGAACTGGCCAAAATCCTTCTGCAGAAGCCTGACCTGATTTTACTGGATGAGCCTACCAACCACCTGGACATTGAATCGGTGCAGTGGCTGGAAGATTTCTTGGTGAACAACGCCAAGGCGGTGATCGTGATTTCCCACGACAAGACCTTCGTGGACAACATCACCAACCGTACCATTGAGGTGACCATGGGCCGTATTTACGACTACAAAGTACCATACACCCAGTACCTGCAACTCCGCAAAGAGCGCCGCGAACAGCAGCAACGCCAGTACGATGACCAGCAGAAAGAAATTGCTGACATTACGGCGTTTATTGAGCGTTTTAAAGGAACCTACTCTAAAACGCTGCAAGTGCAGTCACGCGTGAAGATGCTGGAGAAAATGGAGCTGGTGGAAGTGGACGAAGTTGATACCTCGGCATTGAGCCTGAAGTTTCCGCCCGCACCCCGCTCTGGTAACTACCCCGTGATTGTGGAAGAACTCACCAAAAAGTACGGCGACCATACCGTATTCAAAGATGCGTCATTAACCATTGAACGCGGCGAGAAAGTGGCGTTTGTGGGCAAGAACGGCGAAGGTAAATCTACGCTTATTAAAGCCATCATGGGCGAGATTGATTATGAGGGCAAACTTCAGTTAGGGCACAACTCCATGATTGGCTACTTCGCGCAGAACCAGGCTTCTTTGATGGATGAGGACCTTTCGGTTTTCCAGACCATAGACCAGATTGCCGTGGGGGATGTACGGACCCGCATCAAAGACATTCTGGGAGCTTTCATGTTCAGCGGTGACACCATTGAGAAGAAAGTGAAGATGCTGTCAGGTGGGGAAAAAACTCGTCTGGCCATGATCAAGCTTCTTCTGCAACCGGTGAACCTCTTGATTCTGGATGAGCCCACCAACCACCTGGACATCAAAACCAAGGACATCCTGAAAGACGCCCTCAAAGCCTTTGACGGAACGCTCATCCTGGTATCCCACGACCGTGACTTCCTGGATGGCCTGGCCGAGAAAGTATTTGAGTTCGGGAACAAGCGTATCAGAGAGCACTTTGAAGACATCAACGGTTTCCTGCGCAACAAGAAAATGGAGAACCTTAGAGAGATTGAGCGGAAGGCAGTTGCCAACTAA
- a CDS encoding S8 family peptidase yields the protein MKIPNQKIVRTSASLLLAGLTVFPALAQDDPAPSVSAFDQTYVNWYNLDPVQDKVQGASVNRAYKELLANKKAKKTVVVAVIDSGIDIHHEDLKGKIWTNKKEVAGNGQDDDQNGYVDDVHGWGFLGNASGENIRYETYEYVRLLRKLAPSYQKVNAISEVPVAQQPEYKTYLLAKQTYEKELAKYQQTKQNLAAFEKVLIQVQNVLADHLKTKEYTLQDVQRISSPDQNVMNARAWLLSKYSQGLTVESFLKYKEHTDTFLEKHLNLDFNPRTVIADNPESIADTKYGNSDVMGPRPTHGTPVSGLIAALRGNNLGIDGIAEDVQIMALRAVPEGDERDKDIALAIRYAVDNGANIINMSFGKSFSPQKSFVDEAVKYAESKNVLLVHAAGNEATDNDKVTHYPSRVLDNGSQIKNWIEVGASSRMLGKDFVGVFSNYGKKTVDLFAPGVDIISLAPENKYAKMDGTSFSSPVVSGVAALVWSHYPELTAAELKDVILKSATVYPKETALYPNVENETRKKAKFSDLSATGGIVNAYEALLLAEKVVKQKSAKS from the coding sequence ATGAAAATTCCGAATCAAAAGATAGTAAGAACCTCGGCTAGCCTGCTGTTGGCTGGTTTAACTGTGTTCCCGGCCCTGGCGCAGGATGATCCGGCACCATCGGTTTCAGCCTTTGACCAAACCTATGTCAATTGGTATAACCTTGACCCGGTACAGGACAAAGTGCAGGGCGCCAGTGTGAACAGAGCCTACAAAGAACTGCTAGCCAACAAAAAAGCCAAGAAGACCGTGGTAGTGGCCGTGATTGACAGCGGCATTGACATTCACCACGAAGACCTGAAAGGCAAAATCTGGACAAATAAGAAAGAAGTGGCCGGCAACGGTCAGGACGACGACCAGAACGGCTACGTAGACGACGTGCACGGCTGGGGTTTTCTAGGCAATGCCAGCGGCGAAAACATCAGGTATGAAACCTATGAGTACGTACGGTTGCTTAGGAAACTGGCTCCTTCTTACCAGAAGGTTAATGCTATTTCTGAGGTGCCGGTAGCCCAACAACCTGAGTACAAAACCTACCTGCTTGCCAAACAAACCTATGAAAAGGAACTGGCCAAATACCAGCAGACAAAGCAGAACTTAGCGGCGTTTGAGAAGGTCCTAATCCAGGTGCAGAACGTACTGGCAGATCACTTAAAAACCAAAGAATACACCCTGCAAGACGTTCAGCGCATTTCCTCCCCAGACCAGAATGTGATGAATGCCCGGGCATGGCTGCTAAGCAAATACAGCCAGGGCTTAACGGTGGAGTCTTTCCTGAAGTACAAAGAACACACAGACACCTTCCTGGAAAAACACCTGAATCTGGACTTCAACCCAAGAACTGTTATAGCAGACAACCCAGAGTCTATTGCTGACACAAAATACGGCAACAGCGACGTGATGGGTCCCAGGCCAACGCACGGCACCCCAGTGTCTGGCTTAATTGCAGCTCTGCGTGGAAATAACCTGGGCATTGACGGCATTGCCGAAGACGTACAAATCATGGCTTTGCGGGCTGTGCCCGAGGGCGACGAACGTGACAAAGACATCGCGTTGGCCATCCGCTATGCGGTAGACAACGGCGCTAATATCATTAACATGAGTTTTGGGAAAAGCTTCTCGCCGCAGAAATCGTTCGTGGATGAGGCCGTGAAGTACGCTGAGTCCAAGAACGTACTGCTGGTGCACGCTGCCGGAAACGAAGCCACTGACAATGACAAAGTGACCCACTATCCTAGCCGGGTGCTTGATAACGGAAGCCAGATAAAAAACTGGATTGAAGTAGGCGCCTCGTCCAGAATGCTGGGCAAAGACTTCGTGGGCGTGTTCTCCAACTACGGCAAGAAAACGGTTGACCTTTTCGCCCCTGGCGTGGACATAATTTCGTTGGCTCCCGAAAACAAATATGCCAAAATGGACGGCACCAGCTTTTCTAGCCCGGTAGTAAGTGGTGTAGCGGCTTTAGTTTGGTCACATTATCCAGAGTTGACCGCAGCAGAACTTAAGGACGTGATTCTGAAATCTGCGACTGTGTACCCCAAAGAAACTGCGCTGTACCCAAATGTAGAAAACGAGACCAGGAAAAAAGCGAAGTTCTCAGACTTGTCCGCTACCGGCGGTATTGTCAATGCCTATGAAGCCTTGTTGCTAGCCGAAAAAGTGGTAAAACAGAAAAGCGCAAAAAGCTAA
- the surE gene encoding 5'/3'-nucleotidase SurE has protein sequence MKKQPLILVSNDDGITAPGIHALVKVMQRIGEVVVVAPDSPQSGMGHAITIGNTLRLDKSLVFDEVESYECSGTPADCVKLAKHHVLKDRRPDLVVSGINHGSNSSISVLYSGTMSAAIEAAIEGLPAIGFSLCDYGHDIDFSHTEEYVELITRQALEHGIPAGVALNVNFPKQSDKPIAGIKVCRQARAKWEEEFDERLDPRGRSYFWLTGNFVNFDKGDDTDEAALAQNYVSVVPCQFDMTASHAISLLNNDWDLNPGVKPPVGTKTVESGLAEG, from the coding sequence ATGAAGAAGCAGCCTTTGATATTAGTGTCCAACGATGACGGCATCACCGCACCGGGTATTCATGCCTTGGTGAAAGTGATGCAACGGATAGGAGAGGTAGTGGTAGTAGCCCCAGACAGTCCGCAGTCTGGCATGGGACACGCCATCACCATTGGCAACACCCTTAGGTTAGATAAATCGCTAGTTTTTGATGAAGTAGAGTCTTACGAGTGCTCCGGTACCCCTGCAGACTGCGTGAAACTGGCAAAGCACCATGTCCTGAAAGACCGCCGCCCAGACCTGGTGGTGAGCGGCATTAATCACGGCTCTAACTCCAGCATCAGCGTCCTGTATTCGGGTACCATGTCGGCGGCCATTGAAGCAGCCATTGAGGGCTTGCCCGCCATCGGGTTTTCGCTATGTGACTACGGGCATGACATTGATTTCTCCCACACCGAAGAGTACGTGGAGCTGATTACCCGCCAGGCGCTGGAGCACGGCATACCGGCCGGAGTAGCCCTGAACGTGAATTTCCCGAAACAGTCAGACAAACCTATTGCCGGCATCAAGGTGTGCCGGCAGGCTCGTGCCAAATGGGAAGAAGAGTTTGACGAACGCCTGGACCCCCGCGGCAGAAGCTACTTCTGGCTTACGGGTAACTTCGTGAATTTTGACAAAGGCGATGACACTGATGAAGCGGCTTTGGCCCAGAACTACGTGTCAGTAGTGCCATGTCAATTTGATATGACCGCCAGCCATGCCATTAGCTTGCTTAACAATGACTGGGACCTGAACCCTGGCGTGAAACCACCAGTAGGCACCAAAACCGTTGAGAGCGGATTGGCCGAAGGGTAA